The following are encoded together in the Numida meleagris isolate 19003 breed g44 Domestic line chromosome 19, NumMel1.0, whole genome shotgun sequence genome:
- the LOC110408269 gene encoding uncharacterized protein LOC110408269 — MGGHKDMGGTRGHRGDTETWQRRQRSAGSDWLSLSAQERPLGASWRRHGSPHRALLPQLGPPRTGAPLQPLCVGALRAAARRKARHKGAGAEGSSAGDEWDNGTGTGNRTLRGPSHTALLSTTAVSGCSVLRGGWEELHSPGVFAPGKGLVKLPGQPGVPFFICCREARGPPAAYRAGGPVDLLSPCHGRRSIDNSVTAPFKYWKATVRSPRAFSSPS; from the exons ATGGGGGGACACAAGGACATGGGTGGGACACgaggacacagaggggacacagAGACTTGGCAGCGCCGGCAACGCAGCGCCGGCTCCGATTGGCTGAGCCTCAGCGCGCAGGAGCGGCCGCTGGGAGCCAGCTGGAGGCGGCACGGCTCTCCTCACAGAGCGCTGCTCCCGCAGCTCGGGCCGCCCCGCACGGGAGCGCCGCTGCAGCCGCTGTGCGTTGGAGCTCTCCGGGCAGCAGCGAGACGGAAAGCGCGGCACAAGGGAGCGGGTGCTGAGGGCAGCTCCGCCGGAGATGAGTGGGATAACGGCACCGGGACAGGGAATAGAACCCTGCGCGGCCCCAGCCACACTGCCCTCCTCTCCACT ACTGCTGTTTCTGGGTGCTCAGTTCTCAGAGGGGGAtgggaggagctgcattctCCAGGGGTCTTTGCGCCTGGAAAGGGGTtggtgaagctgcctggccAACCTGGAGTGcctttcttcatttgctgcagagaagcacgtggtccccctgcagcttacaga GCTGGTGGGCCTGTGgacctgctgtccccctgtcatggacGCAGATCCATAGATAACTCCGTGAcagctcctttcaagtattggaaggccacagtgaggtctcccagagccttctcttctccaagctaa
- the LOC110408174 gene encoding immunoglobulin superfamily member 1-like has protein sequence MMLPVTHVLAFSAWLLAQSEATTSAPTVSIFLQPPGVIPLGGSTTICCRCLCRVGNIVLYKDGHQLHTLELHGSTAEFSISNATQMDRGLYSCHYMDGGNGTVLTHSDTMEVRVEEFHLPKPVLSVLPGHEVAAGADVMLHCTIKHSKVVCFLYLEGQATAFKISVEHTDFYLSRVDHSKGGRYSCQCYTKGTPINWSGVSNMLELVVKESLLPGPSISVTPQEGAVLGTSATVHCKCQCHQTVMLLYKSGNISIQQRAQPVRGMATFTITQVAQEDGGAYACRYGNESDPSSLSQLSPFAELLVRDHKLVRPSLSLKPLGRVQLGTNVTLWCTSEVQRAQFYFWKNWEMVGVIEQESNVATFVLPHVMGHHGGSYACSYRPWSQQYISSQPSSTVWLTVVDYTWSNMVRLALGVGVLILLGLMVAEAMNSQRNTPGQLPPPGMRHSSPLDHPDGRSCCHGHLD, from the exons ATGATGCTGCCTGTGACCCATGTGCTAGCCTTCA GTGCTTGGCTGCTTGCGCAGAGTGAGGCCACAACAA GTGCCCCCACAGTCTCCATCTTCCTGCAGCCACCTGGGGTGATCCCGCTGGGAGGCTCTACCACCATCTGCTGCAGGTGTCTGTGCCGTGTTGGGAACATCGTGCTGTACAAGGATGGGCACCAACTCCATACCCTGGAGCTGCATGGCAGCACGGCTGAGTTCTCCATCTCTAACGCCACCCAAATGGACAGAGGTCTGTACAGCTGCCATTATATGGATGGAGGCAATGGGACTGTGCTGACTCATAGTGACACCATGGAGGTCAGAGTGGAAG AGTTCCATCTTCCCAAGCCTGTTCTCTCTGTCCTGCCTGGTCATGaagtggctgcaggagctgacGTGATGCTCCACTGCACCATCAAACACTCCAAAGTTGTCTGTTTCCTATACCTGGAGGGCCAAGCCACTGCCTTCAAAATTTCAGTGGAACACACGGATTTCTACCTCTCCCGGGTGGATCACAGCAAGGGGGGCCGCTACAGTTGTCAGTGCTACACCAAGGGAACTCCAATCAACTGGTCTGGAGTCAGCAATatgctggagctggtggtgaAAG AGTCGCTGCTCCCTGGCCCCTCCATCTCTGTGACTCCTCAGGAAGGAGCTGTTCTGGGGACATCAGCCACAGTCCACTGCAAGTGTCAGTGCCATCAGACAGTCATGTTGCTGTACAAGTCTGGGAACATCAGCATCCAGCAGAGAGCCCAGCCAGTCAGAGGCATGGCAACGTTCACCATCACGCAGGTAGCCCAAGAAGATGGGGGTGCCTATGCCTGCCGCTATGGGAACGAATCTGACCCCAGCAGCCTTTCACAGCTTAGCccctttgcagagctgctggtgagAG ATCACAAACTGGTCAGGCCCAGCCTGTCCCTGAAGCCTCTAGGCCGTGTCCAGCTGGGGACCAATGTAACACTGTGGTGCACCAGTGAAGTCCAGAGAGCCCAGTTTTACTTCTGGAAGAACTGGGAGATGGTAGGGGTCATAGAGCAAGAAAGCAACGTGGCCACCTTTGTACTGCCCCACGTGATGGGACACCATGGAGGGAGCTACGCCTGCAGCTACCGTCCCTGGTCACAGCAGTACATCTCatcacagcccagcagcactgtcTGGCTGACAGTTGTAG ATTATACCTGGAGCAACATGGTGCGCCTGGCCCTTGGAGTGGGGGTCCTGATCCTGCTGGGGCTGATGGTGGCAGAGGCCATGAACAGCCAAAGGAACACACCAGGACAGCTGCCGCCCCCTGGAATGAGACACAGCTCCCCTCTGGATCACCCAGATGGAAGGTCGTGCTGCCACGGTCACCTAGATTGA